Below is a window of Pirellulales bacterium DNA.
GACGCCACGACGTCTAGCGGTGACATGTCGAACAGTCCGTCGAAGGATGAATGTTGTTGGCGTCGGCGATCTGCTGGCCCAATTCGCGCGGGTCGTCCTGCGGCTGCCAGGCCAGATTGGTGATCTGGTCCTGAGGCCTCAGGTGCGGATGCGGATCGCGGTGGCAATCGAGGCACCAGCCCATGCTCAGCGGCTTCTGCTGCTTGACGACCTCCATCGTGTCGATCCGGCCGTGGCACTCGACGCAGCTCACACCCCGGGTGACGTGGGCTCGATGATTGAAGTAGGCGTAGTCAGGCAGATCGTGCACCTTGACCCAGGGGACCGGATCGCCGGATTCATACGCCTGGCGGATCGGCGCCAAGGCTTCGCTGGTCGTCTTGACCAGTGAGTGGCAATTCATGCACGTCGCCGTGGCCGGGACGGCCGCAAACGCGGCCTTCTCGACCGTCGTGTGACAGTAGCGACAGTCCATGCCGAGCTTGCCCGCGTGCAACGCGTGGCTGAACGGCACCGGCTGGATGGGTGCATAGCCGACGTCGGTCGTGCTCGGTGAGGCGCCGAAGCCGACCACTGCCACCAGATACACCGGCGTGATCAGCACTGCGGCGGCGATCAGCGGGCGCAGCTTGTCGACCCAAAGTGGAAATACGAAGCGGTCTGAGTTGCTCACGGCAATCGCTTCATCTGCAAGAGTTCGTCCGTCTGTGCCCCGAGAGCGACGTGTTTGCTCTGGTGGCAGGTCGTCGGCCATTGACGCTCGATATCCGGAACCCGGTCCATGTCTCCCTGACCGAGCCCTCCCGCACGTCGATCGCTCTAGCCGGCGCTTCACGTAAGCACAGAGTGTGCTCGCGTGTTTTGAGTCCGCGGTATCCTAATGTTGCAAGCGCGAATCCGGCATGCGGCAAATCGTCGCACAAATTGCCCGCAGAAGTGCGCCCATCACATTGCGCCCGTTGAAGATAGGACAACGCCTTTGCGCGTGTCCAGTCGATTTTGATCGCGACGACTGGACCGCCGTGCACGGGTGAGAATTACCGCTGATCTTGATGCGCAGCGTCGCACGAAGGCGGTCGTCCGCGACCAGCGTCAATCGGGCGCGAGTTTGTGCAGTTTGCGCTGCAAGGAGCGGCGGTGAATGCCCAGCCGTCGCGCTGCTTCGGAGATGTTGTTACCGCAGTCGGCCAGCACCCGTTGAATGTGTTCCCACTCAGCTCGGGCAAGTGAGGGGGCTTGGTAATCGTCGGGCATTTGGGAAGCGCTCGCGCCTTCGCCGTGTTCGGCCTTGAAGGCGGCCAGCACTTCGTCGGCGTCGGCCGGCTTGGGCAGGTAGTTGGCCGCGCCAAGGCGCATAGCCTCGACCGCCGTAGCAATGCTGCCGAAACCGGTCAGTACGACGACTTTCATGTCGGATCGCAGTTGCAACAGGTCACGCAGCAATTCCAGGCCGCTAGGGCCAGGCATCCGTAGATCGACCACCGCCAGGTCGGGGGTCTGGGCCCGGGCCAGTTCGAGCGCCTCGTCGTAGTTGGCGGCGGCCCGCACTCGCAACCCGCGGCTGGCCATGGCGCGCGCCATGCGCTCGCGCAGGATTTCATTGTCATCCACCACCAGCAACGAACAGCCCGCAAACGGGTTGGGCTCGCCGTTGGTGACCGGCTGGGCAGGGTTGGTCATCGCTTCGATCTCCCGAGCTGTGGTCCAATCGCATGGTTCGCGAGCCTGAATCGGCCGGGAACGCAGGGCTGCGGTTAACTTTTTTCCGGAATCAGAAAACTCAAATGCAACTCCGAGTGTCGCAAGGTTAACTTTTCCCATTCGGCCCGCGTGAGCTTGCCGAACACCGGGTGGGGATATCGGGGCGTTTCGGCTTGAAATCGCCGAAACGCTTCGCGCAACATCGCCACACCCTGCTCGTCCGGAGTGTCGGGCGGGAGGAATTCTTCCGCTACCTTGCCACGCAGCTGGTAGCCGGGCTTCATTTCCCGGAACACCTGCGGCAGGACGAAGTGTTTGGCCACGAAGCGCACCGGCCAGGGTTGCAGCGACCGCGTGGGGGCCAGCGCCACCGTGACGGCGGCGCCCAAATGGTTGCAGACTTGTCCCAGCGTCCAATTGCCGCTGCGCCGGTAACCGTCACGCAGCAAGTGCTCGGCGTCAGCCAGCACTTCGTCGAGCGAGTTGAATCGCAATTTGCGCCGCCCGGACGGCGGCGATTGGAGAGCGGCGGGCGTGGTGGACATAGACGCAATTCCCTGCGGCTGGCCCCCTTCGGGTCGGTGGCGCACTGTCTACGAGTGTATCGCGCGCTGCAGCCATAAACCACCGAGCCGGTAAGCGTTCGCTGGCGGCGTGTAATATCACGTCGACAACTGGCATTTGAGTGCCGGGCTCACCGCTCGCAGGGGAGCGTGATCGTCGCCGTGGTACCTTCGCCCGAGACGCTCGACAGCTCCAAGCTGCCGCCGAGCCGTTCGATCACCCGCCGCGTAATGAACAACCCCAGTCCCATGCCTTGGCCCGGTTCTTTGGTGGTGAAAAACGGCTCGCCGGCCCGGGCCAGGATCTCCGGCGGCATGCCGGTGCCCGAGTCGCGAATCACGATGCGGACCATCTTCCCCAGCGGCTCGGCCGACAGTCGCACGCGGCCGGCATTGGGCGACGCATCGAGCGCATTGCGCAACACGACTCGTAATGATTGTGCCAAGGCGTGTTGGGGAACATGCAGGCGGCGCTCGCGTGCGGCCGACGAGATGTCGACCTCCACGCGCTCCGGCTCGCGCAGCCCGTCGAAGGTGCGCTCGATCAACTCGGCCAGGGACAGCGTGAGGATCTTTTCGCCGACACTTTCGCCGGCGCGGTTGGCCATCAGGTCGAGGATTTCCCGGCACCGGCCCACCTCGCGCCGAATGAGTTGGGCGTCTTGGACCGTGGGCTCGGCCACGCCATCGCGCACCAATTGCAGCTCTAGTTCGCGGGCCACGACCGCGATGGTCGACAACGGCGAGGCCAGTTCGTGGGCAGCGCCGGCCGCCAACGTGGCCAGTGCTTCGAGCTTTTGCGATTGCGCGCGCCGTTGCTGCTCGGTGCTCAGCTCGCTCTCGCGCCGGGCCAGCTCGGCCGTCGCGCGCGTAATGAAATACACGAGAAACAGTGCCGCTCCGCTGAGAGCAAACCACAGGCCCTGTGTGCGGACCAGCTGGGCTTTGTGATCGTCATCGTGTGTGGCCGCGGCATCCGGCAGCCAGATCGTCGCCAAGGCAGGCAGGGGGCGATGAAAGTTCAGCAACGTCGTAAAGCACACGACCGCCAGCGCCGCCAGCCACAGCGTCCAGCGCGGCTTGAGCACCACCGCCGCCAGCGAAATGTTGACCAGGTAGAAGATGCAGAACGGGTTCTCGGGTCCGCCGGTCAAATAGAGCAAACCGGTCAACAGCAGGATGTCCAGCATCATCACCAGGCCCAGCAGACGCTGGGCCAGTACGTGGGTCTGCTCCCAACTGCGCACGGCCACGGCCCGGCGGAACCACCAGGCAAACGCCGCATTGGTGACAAACTCGATCGCAATAATGCCCGCCAACTCGGCCAACGGCAGCTCGATCCCCAGCCAGCAGCGCACGACGCCGATCGTTACGAGTTGGCCCACGCCCGCGGCCCAGCGCAGAGCCAACAGCCAGCGGATGTTGATGCGGACCCGTTCCAGCGTCGGGTTGTCGCTACGGCCGGCGGTGGCGGGCACAAAGGCCGAGATCAATTGGCGAACCAGCGAGACGTCGGTCATGGTCGCGATTATTAAGCCCGGCCCACCCCTCGGCAATGCAATGCGACTCCAGCGCGCGTTGGTCGGCGGCGCGGTATGATGGGCGACGCATGGCCGTCACTCCCTTATCCCGGGTGCTTTCGCGCCGCCATTTCTTGCAGATTGGCGGTTGGAGTCTTGGTGCCGGTGCAGGGCTAGGGCTGTCCCAATTGCTGGCCGCTCAGACGCAGGCCCAGGCGCCCGCGCCGCGGGCCGACGCCTGTATCTTGCTGTTCCTCAACGGCGGTCCCAGCCATCTCGACATGTGGGACATGAAGCCCGATGCCCCGGACGGCATCCGCGGCGAATTCAAGCCGATTGCGACGAGCGTGCCCGGCTACACGATGTGCGAGTTATTGCCGCGCTTGGCAGCCCTGGCCGACCAGGCAACGGTGGTCCGCTCGATGCATCACGGCGTCAACAATGCCCACGCCGCGGCCGTCTACGCGGCACTCACGGGCCACGACCGCGGCGAACAGGGCGGCGGCACGCAGCCGACCGACAATCCCGCGCCCGGTTCGGTGCTCGCCAAGCTGCGCCCACCGCGGCAGGCGGTACTGCCGCACGTGACGCTGCCCTATGTGACGAAGGAGGGCGCCGGCGGACCTCCGCAACCGGGGTTCTTCGGCGGCTACCTGGGCACGGCCTATGATCCGTTGTTCGTGGTCAACGATCCAAACGCCGACAACTTCTCGGTCGATGAGTTGAATCTGCGCGCCGACATGACGCCAGATCGTCTGGCCGCGCGGCAAGGTTTGTTCGCCGGGCTTTCGGCAGCCGCCGGCGGCGATGCGGGCCTGGCGGCCTGGGAAGCGATGAACGCGCACCAGCGACGCGCCTTTGATTTGCTCCGTTCGACCGCGATGCGCGAAGCCTTCGCGCTGTCGCGCGAGCCGGACCCCGTGCGCGAGGCCTACGGTCGTAATATTTATGGTCAGAGCGTGTTGCTGGCGCGGCGGCTGATCGAGGCCGGCACGCGGCTGGTGTGTGTCTCCTGGGCCCCCGATGCGAACGCCACCTGGGACACGCACGGCGGCAACTTCCAGCGGTTGCGCGACTCGCTGTTGCCGCAGCTCGACGCCGCGTGCGGCAGCCTGGTCGTCGACTTGCGCGATCGCGGTCTGCTCGAGCGGACGGTCGTCGCGGTGATGGGCGATTTCGGCCGCACGCCGAAGATCAACGCCTCGGCCGGGCGCGACCACTGGAACTATTGCTACAGCGTGATGATGTTCGGCGGCGGTTTTCGCCAGGGACTGATCTACGGGGCCAGCGACAAGATCGGCGCGTTTCCGGCGCTCGACCCCATCACCCCCGGCCACTTGATTTCGACGCTCTACCACGCGCTCGGCATTCCACCGGAGCTGGAATTGCACGACCGTCTCGACCGCCCCCATCGCCTGGTTCCCACCGGCGAAGTGGTGCCGGAGCTGCTGAGCTAGCCGGTCACCAGTGCTTGCAGCGCTGCGCGAATCGATGCGGGGATCGACGTCGGGCGGCGCGCCGTGCGCTCGACAAACACATGCACAAAATGCCCCTCGGCCAGGGGGCGCGATTCACCCTCGCGAAAAATGCCGATTTCGTAACGCACGCTGGATCGCCCCAAATGGGCGACCCGCAGGCCGGCGACCAACGGCTCCGGAAAACGAGCCGGGGCAAAATACC
It encodes the following:
- a CDS encoding cytochrome c family protein, producing the protein MADDLPPEQTRRSRGTDGRTLADEAIAVSNSDRFVFPLWVDKLRPLIAAAVLITPVYLVAVVGFGASPSTTDVGYAPIQPVPFSHALHAGKLGMDCRYCHTTVEKAAFAAVPATATCMNCHSLVKTTSEALAPIRQAYESGDPVPWVKVHDLPDYAYFNHRAHVTRGVSCVECHGRIDTMEVVKQQKPLSMGWCLDCHRDPHPHLRPQDQITNLAWQPQDDPRELGQQIADANNIHPSTDCSTCHR
- a CDS encoding DUF1501 domain-containing protein, giving the protein MAVTPLSRVLSRRHFLQIGGWSLGAGAGLGLSQLLAAQTQAQAPAPRADACILLFLNGGPSHLDMWDMKPDAPDGIRGEFKPIATSVPGYTMCELLPRLAALADQATVVRSMHHGVNNAHAAAVYAALTGHDRGEQGGGTQPTDNPAPGSVLAKLRPPRQAVLPHVTLPYVTKEGAGGPPQPGFFGGYLGTAYDPLFVVNDPNADNFSVDELNLRADMTPDRLAARQGLFAGLSAAAGGDAGLAAWEAMNAHQRRAFDLLRSTAMREAFALSREPDPVREAYGRNIYGQSVLLARRLIEAGTRLVCVSWAPDANATWDTHGGNFQRLRDSLLPQLDAACGSLVVDLRDRGLLERTVVAVMGDFGRTPKINASAGRDHWNYCYSVMMFGGGFRQGLIYGASDKIGAFPALDPITPGHLISTLYHALGIPPELELHDRLDRPHRLVPTGEVVPELLS
- a CDS encoding response regulator → MTNPAQPVTNGEPNPFAGCSLLVVDDNEILRERMARAMASRGLRVRAAANYDEALELARAQTPDLAVVDLRMPGPSGLELLRDLLQLRSDMKVVVLTGFGSIATAVEAMRLGAANYLPKPADADEVLAAFKAEHGEGASASQMPDDYQAPSLARAEWEHIQRVLADCGNNISEAARRLGIHRRSLQRKLHKLAPD
- a CDS encoding DUF1569 domain-containing protein translates to MSTTPAALQSPPSGRRKLRFNSLDEVLADAEHLLRDGYRRSGNWTLGQVCNHLGAAVTVALAPTRSLQPWPVRFVAKHFVLPQVFREMKPGYQLRGKVAEEFLPPDTPDEQGVAMLREAFRRFQAETPRYPHPVFGKLTRAEWEKLTLRHSELHLSFLIPEKS
- a CDS encoding acyl-CoA thioesterase, whose protein sequence is MPATPATTLAHYAHRLPIPTRWLDNDVYGHVNNVVFYAYFDTVINEYLIRAGGLDLQEGAAIGLCVESQCRYFAPARFPEPLVAGLRVAHLGRSSVRYEIGIFREGESRPLAEGHFVHVFVERTARRPTSIPASIRAALQALVTG